One Jeotgalicoccus saudimassiliensis DNA window includes the following coding sequences:
- a CDS encoding ABC transporter substrate-binding protein has product MQKKLWLLMLFTMLLVLAACTDDSDVDEAAEGDTEAESGGGDLVIGMISEAVSLDPHVSNDIPSAQLRTQIYDTLIEQTVDLELTEGLATSFEQDGDKWTLGLKEGATFHNGSEFTAEDVKATLERVVDPSVGSSAAFMFEMINNIEITDDYEIVLTTDYPFTPLPSHLAHNTAGILSKEVIDEDYQNALDEAGSDVTLEEYYDLREQGGTDFEAVSEDIGTYVGAVISEKPDGTGHLKLQERIPGNEIVLEKFEDFHGGERQFNTVTYRVIPENSSRLAELETGGISITDTVDPSSMDRVRDHESTDIIDQDGLSMTYLAFNYTKEPFDDENVRKAISHALDREQIISGVLDNRGIHAKNHISPSVFAHNEDMEEVAFDLDLAKEYMANSSMPDGFDTTIWTSDSEQNRDIALIMQESLGEIGIDVKIEQYEFGAFLDMANQGNHDMFMLQWITVTGDPNYGLYPMFHTDSQDGSGNRWNYSNPELDGYLEEGQQTSDENERVEAYATAQEILMEDLPITPLYYGQLGVGVNNTLVDGVELDPVGIVRIENVTFPE; this is encoded by the coding sequence ATGCAAAAGAAATTGTGGCTATTAATGCTTTTTACAATGCTTTTAGTACTTGCGGCCTGTACGGACGACAGTGATGTGGATGAAGCGGCTGAAGGGGATACGGAAGCTGAATCCGGCGGGGGAGATTTAGTGATTGGGATGATTAGTGAAGCAGTATCACTGGATCCTCACGTATCGAATGATATACCCTCCGCGCAGCTGAGAACTCAGATTTACGATACTTTAATTGAACAAACAGTCGATTTAGAATTAACAGAAGGTCTTGCTACTTCATTTGAACAGGATGGGGATAAGTGGACACTCGGTCTTAAAGAAGGTGCCACTTTTCATAACGGCAGTGAGTTTACTGCTGAAGATGTTAAAGCGACACTTGAACGTGTAGTCGACCCTTCAGTAGGTTCATCAGCTGCATTTATGTTCGAGATGATTAACAATATTGAGATTACAGATGACTATGAAATTGTTTTAACAACAGATTATCCATTTACACCGCTGCCGAGTCATCTTGCACACAATACAGCAGGTATTTTAAGTAAAGAAGTTATCGATGAAGACTATCAAAATGCTTTAGATGAAGCAGGCTCGGACGTCACTCTGGAAGAGTATTATGACTTGCGTGAACAAGGAGGTACAGACTTTGAAGCTGTCTCGGAAGACATCGGTACCTATGTCGGTGCTGTTATTTCTGAAAAACCGGACGGTACAGGTCACTTGAAGTTACAGGAACGCATACCCGGTAACGAAATTGTCTTAGAAAAATTTGAGGATTTCCACGGTGGAGAACGTCAATTTAATACAGTTACTTATCGTGTTATCCCTGAGAATTCATCGCGTCTGGCTGAGTTGGAAACAGGAGGTATCAGCATTACAGATACTGTAGATCCGTCATCAATGGACCGAGTCCGAGATCATGAATCAACAGACATTATTGACCAGGACGGCTTATCAATGACTTACCTTGCATTCAACTATACAAAAGAACCTTTTGACGATGAAAATGTCAGAAAGGCAATATCACATGCTCTGGACAGAGAGCAAATTATAAGCGGCGTGCTGGATAACCGCGGTATCCATGCAAAAAATCATATTTCGCCCTCTGTTTTCGCTCACAATGAAGACATGGAAGAAGTGGCATTTGATTTGGATTTAGCAAAAGAATATATGGCTAATTCCAGCATGCCTGACGGTTTCGATACTACTATCTGGACATCGGATTCAGAACAAAATAGAGATATCGCATTAATAATGCAGGAATCTTTAGGAGAAATCGGCATCGATGTAAAGATTGAACAATATGAATTTGGTGCGTTTTTAGATATGGCTAATCAAGGTAACCATGATATGTTCATGCTTCAGTGGATTACAGTGACAGGGGATCCAAACTATGGGCTGTACCCGATGTTCCATACAGACTCACAGGACGGGTCAGGAAACCGCTGGAATTACTCTAATCCTGAGCTTGATGGTTATTTAGAAGAAGGACAGCAGACTTCTGATGAGAACGAACGTGTTGAAGCATATGCAACAGCACAAGAAATATTAATGGAAGATCTGCCTATTACACCGTTATACTACGGTCAGCTTGGTGTCGGTGTAAACAATACACTTGTAGACGGTGTTGAACTAGACCCGGTAGGAATCGTCAGAATTGAAAATGTAACATTCCCTGAATAA
- a CDS encoding gamma-glutamyl-gamma-aminobutyrate hydrolase family protein, with protein sequence MTNPVIGVTTFISNDGLRLPENYSIAIAGEEGVPVILAKVEDDVLIKKQIENIDGLLLSGGDDIEPSFFGESPHQKMGAIEPGRDLYEMKLIEYALEAGKPILGICRGAQILNVQQGGTMYQDIYSQHGDSTMKHNQDAAKDYLSHKVNIIEGTKLHEILGETEIRTNSFHHQANKYPAEGLQVSAMTDDRIVEAVESAQHDFVIGIQWHPEGTYLVDEASKKIFRAFIKAAAQLQR encoded by the coding sequence ATGACTAACCCGGTTATTGGTGTAACAACGTTTATAAGCAATGACGGACTCAGGCTGCCTGAGAATTACAGTATTGCGATAGCAGGTGAAGAAGGTGTACCGGTAATACTGGCTAAGGTAGAAGACGACGTATTAATTAAAAAGCAGATAGAGAATATTGACGGACTGCTGCTATCAGGCGGTGATGATATTGAGCCTTCATTTTTTGGAGAAAGTCCGCATCAGAAAATGGGTGCGATAGAACCAGGGCGTGATCTCTATGAAATGAAACTGATAGAATATGCCCTTGAAGCAGGCAAGCCGATTCTCGGTATATGCCGGGGAGCTCAAATATTAAATGTGCAGCAGGGCGGCACGATGTATCAGGATATCTATTCCCAGCACGGCGACAGTACGATGAAGCATAACCAGGATGCTGCGAAAGATTATTTATCCCATAAAGTTAACATTATAGAAGGTACGAAACTTCATGAGATTCTCGGTGAGACAGAAATTAGGACAAACAGTTTTCATCATCAGGCAAACAAATACCCGGCGGAGGGTTTGCAAGTTTCTGCAATGACAGACGACAGAATTGTCGAAGCGGTGGAGAGTGCTCAGCACGATTTTGTTATCGGTATTCAGTGGCATCCCGAAGGAACTTATTTAGTAGACGAAGCATCAAAGAAAATATTCAGAGCATTTATAAAAGCAGCCGCACAACTCCAACGCTAA
- a CDS encoding gamma-glutamyl-gamma-aminobutyrate hydrolase family protein produces MKQSLIGITTFIGKNNQEVPKRFIDVISREHGVPVLLPEIENEDLIKAQVENIDALLLTGGDDVDPALYDQDPHQKLGNIEPERDEYEWKLIDYALERDIPVLGICRGSHMLNIHEGGTIYQDIYSQIEEGTELIKHQRNDSKEHFTHKVNIKKDSKMYDIVKQEEIFTISNHHQAVNEVAPGFQVAAKTNDGIIEAIESTEHDFVIGLQWHPEERYHTDESSQNIIRRFVEAAGK; encoded by the coding sequence ATGAAGCAGTCGCTTATAGGAATCACAACTTTTATCGGTAAAAACAATCAGGAAGTCCCTAAGAGATTTATAGATGTCATCAGCAGAGAACATGGGGTTCCGGTGCTGCTACCTGAAATTGAGAATGAAGATTTAATTAAAGCGCAAGTTGAGAATATAGATGCATTGCTGCTGACCGGCGGCGATGATGTGGATCCGGCATTATATGATCAGGATCCGCATCAGAAACTAGGTAATATAGAACCTGAACGTGATGAGTATGAATGGAAACTTATCGATTACGCTTTGGAAAGAGACATACCAGTTCTCGGCATCTGCCGCGGTTCACATATGCTGAATATTCACGAGGGCGGAACGATATACCAGGATATTTACAGTCAGATAGAAGAAGGTACAGAATTGATTAAACACCAGAGAAATGACAGCAAAGAGCATTTCACTCATAAAGTGAATATTAAAAAAGATAGTAAGATGTACGATATTGTTAAACAGGAAGAAATATTTACAATCAGCAACCATCACCAGGCGGTAAATGAAGTCGCACCGGGATTCCAAGTTGCTGCCAAAACAAACGACGGCATTATAGAAGCGATAGAGAGTACTGAGCACGACTTCGTTATCGGACTGCAGTGGCACCCTGAGGAGCGTTATCATACTGATGAATCCTCTCAGAATATTATAAGAAGATTTGTAGAAGCAGCAGGTAAATAA
- a CDS encoding alpha/beta hydrolase has protein sequence MEHIYNENKKGAPVFVLLHGTGGTETDLLPLAQALNPEYNVLSIRGNVKENGMNRYFRRLGEGNYDWEDLEFRGNELYKFIADKAEEHDFKLRDVIFVGFSNGSNIAIQLMLQQEEKFKKAMLFAPLYPTDLEKKHDFSDVKVFLSLGKGDPIVPESESERVIRLFEERNADVTHIWVNGHTLPQEALVAGKEWLNKH, from the coding sequence ATGGAACATATTTATAACGAGAATAAAAAAGGTGCACCGGTATTTGTTTTACTTCACGGTACAGGCGGAACAGAAACAGATTTACTGCCGTTGGCACAAGCTTTAAATCCTGAGTATAATGTTCTCAGCATTCGCGGTAACGTAAAAGAAAATGGTATGAACCGCTACTTCCGCCGTCTCGGCGAAGGAAACTATGATTGGGAAGACCTTGAATTCCGCGGTAACGAACTGTATAAATTTATTGCAGACAAAGCGGAAGAACACGATTTTAAGTTAAGAGATGTAATCTTCGTCGGATTCTCAAACGGCTCGAATATTGCAATTCAGTTAATGCTGCAGCAGGAAGAAAAATTTAAAAAAGCAATGCTGTTTGCCCCATTATATCCAACAGACCTTGAGAAAAAACATGACTTCAGCGATGTTAAAGTATTCCTGTCATTAGGTAAAGGAGATCCTATAGTACCAGAGTCTGAAAGTGAAAGAGTAATCAGACTGTTTGAAGAACGTAACGCCGATGTAACGCATATCTGGGTGAACGGGCATACACTTCCTCAGGAAGCGCTCGTTGCAGGTAAAGAATGGCTGAACAAACATTAA
- a CDS encoding flavin reductase family protein, whose product MFSFSKDDLTTKEKNKILIGTVVPRPIALVSTESADGVVNVAPFSYFNIVTYRPAILSIAVQRISSEPKDTARNIMSGKEAVVHVVDMSNVELANITAAQLAPEDSELNYADFTPVESESIKVPGLKEAKARFETTLYDRHVIYDGDEPTTDVLFLKIEHFHLDESVYNAENGYVDVEQLGAVSRLAGNDYAEIGRMFTIERPK is encoded by the coding sequence ATGTTCAGCTTTTCAAAAGATGATTTAACTACTAAAGAGAAAAATAAAATACTGATCGGCACGGTTGTACCGAGACCTATTGCATTAGTATCAACGGAATCAGCAGACGGGGTCGTTAACGTGGCACCGTTCAGCTATTTCAATATTGTCACTTACAGACCGGCGATTCTGTCGATTGCAGTGCAGAGAATCAGCAGCGAACCGAAAGATACAGCGAGAAATATTATGTCCGGTAAAGAAGCGGTCGTTCACGTTGTTGATATGTCGAATGTGGAACTTGCTAATATTACAGCAGCACAGCTTGCACCGGAAGACAGTGAATTGAACTATGCCGACTTTACCCCGGTTGAATCTGAATCGATAAAAGTGCCGGGTTTAAAAGAAGCGAAAGCAAGATTTGAGACTACGCTTTATGATAGGCATGTTATTTATGACGGTGATGAGCCGACAACTGACGTCCTGTTTTTAAAAATTGAACACTTTCATCTGGATGAGTCAGTGTATAATGCTGAAAACGGCTATGTTGATGTAGAACAGCTTGGCGCGGTCAGCAGACTGGCGGGCAATGATTACGCAGAAATCGGCCGGATGTTTACGATAGAAAGACCCAAATAA
- a CDS encoding VOC family protein, with product MEAIKRIHHITAIVGDPNENIKFYRDVLGLRLVKQTVNFDDPGVYHLYFGDYDGSPGTIITFFNWVVDRPGVKGSGQVGRIAFRIPKGSMTEWENHLKEQNIKTEHTKLFGKDTLQFDDVHGLELALVEGDSEADTKDIIGFHGAVLLSGNPDGTKELLVRTMGLTELNINDRNYHFETAGEEKHHIVTELPPKPRGSFGIGTVHHIAWSVPNLEVLEEWQILLQSKNFGVTEVRDRNYFKSIYTSERGDVVFEFATDEPGFDVDEDKSELGSSMQLPPQYEHKREEYERTMPKLNL from the coding sequence ATGGAAGCAATTAAAAGAATTCATCACATTACAGCAATTGTCGGTGATCCTAATGAAAATATAAAATTTTACAGAGATGTACTTGGACTGAGACTTGTTAAACAGACAGTAAACTTTGACGATCCGGGAGTTTATCATTTGTACTTTGGAGACTATGACGGCAGTCCGGGAACAATTATTACGTTCTTTAACTGGGTTGTCGACAGACCGGGAGTTAAAGGCAGCGGACAAGTTGGCAGAATAGCTTTTAGAATTCCTAAAGGCAGCATGACTGAATGGGAAAATCATTTGAAAGAACAAAATATCAAAACTGAACATACAAAGCTTTTCGGTAAAGATACACTGCAGTTTGACGACGTTCACGGACTTGAGCTCGCTTTAGTAGAAGGTGACAGTGAAGCCGATACAAAGGATATTATCGGGTTCCACGGCGCTGTTTTACTATCGGGTAACCCTGACGGCACAAAAGAATTACTAGTGCGTACAATGGGCTTAACTGAACTGAATATTAATGACAGAAACTACCACTTTGAAACGGCCGGTGAAGAGAAGCATCATATCGTCACTGAGCTTCCGCCAAAACCTAGAGGCAGCTTTGGTATTGGAACAGTACATCATATTGCATGGTCTGTACCGAACCTGGAAGTTTTAGAAGAATGGCAGATATTACTTCAAAGCAAGAATTTCGGTGTTACTGAAGTCAGAGACAGAAACTATTTTAAATCGATATATACGAGCGAGCGGGGCGATGTTGTATTTGAATTCGCGACTGATGAACCGGGCTTCGATGTAGATGAAGATAAATCAGAACTTGGCTCTTCTATGCAGCTTCCGCCGCAGTACGAGCACAAAAGAGAAGAGTACGAAAGAACAATGCCGAAGCTAAACCTTTAA
- a CDS encoding ring-cleaving dioxygenase — MTNENLKGIHHVTAMTDNAMRNYKFMTEVVGMRLVKKTVNQDDIQTYHTFFADDEGSPGTDMTFFDFPNNPKGSRGTNSISRTGLRVPDDAALEYYLNRFEENGVTHSGIQELFGKKILPFEESDGQRYQLFSDENNDGVAPGKPWKNGPVPEDKAVYGLGPIEITVSYYDDFKKVLQEVYGMKPVLEEENVTLLDVGEGGNGGQVILRKDEGTEGRQGYGEVHHVSFRVEDHAALAAWEDKYRKMGIGNSGLIDRFYFEALYARVGHILIELSTDGPGFMGDEPYETLGESLALPPFLEPKRAQIEAAIRPFDTTRSK; from the coding sequence ATGACTAATGAAAATTTAAAAGGGATACACCATGTAACAGCAATGACAGACAATGCGATGAGGAATTATAAATTTATGACGGAAGTTGTCGGTATGCGTTTAGTTAAGAAAACAGTGAACCAGGATGATATTCAGACTTATCATACGTTTTTTGCAGATGACGAAGGATCACCGGGCACTGATATGACATTCTTTGACTTCCCTAATAATCCTAAAGGGTCGAGAGGCACAAACTCAATTTCAAGAACTGGTCTCAGAGTCCCAGACGATGCAGCTTTAGAATATTATTTAAACCGCTTTGAAGAAAATGGTGTAACGCATAGCGGTATTCAAGAACTGTTCGGTAAAAAAATACTGCCGTTTGAAGAGTCTGACGGTCAGCGCTATCAGTTATTCTCGGATGAAAATAACGACGGTGTAGCGCCTGGTAAACCGTGGAAAAACGGTCCTGTACCAGAAGATAAAGCAGTATACGGACTTGGTCCGATTGAGATTACAGTAAGCTATTACGATGATTTCAAAAAAGTTCTTCAGGAAGTTTACGGAATGAAACCGGTTCTTGAAGAAGAGAATGTAACACTCTTGGATGTCGGCGAAGGCGGTAACGGCGGTCAAGTTATTCTTCGTAAAGATGAAGGTACTGAAGGACGTCAGGGTTACGGTGAAGTACACCACGTATCATTCAGAGTTGAAGATCACGCAGCACTTGCAGCGTGGGAAGATAAATACCGCAAGATGGGTATCGGCAACTCGGGACTTATAGACCGTTTCTACTTTGAAGCGTTATATGCACGCGTCGGCCATATTCTAATCGAATTATCTACAGACGGACCTGGATTCATGGGAGACGAGCCGTACGAAACATTAGGTGAAAGTCTTGCATTGCCGCCGTTTTTAGAGCCGAAACGCGCACAGATTGAAGCAGCAATCAGACCGTTTGATACTACAAGAAGTAAATAA
- a CDS encoding MarR family winged helix-turn-helix transcriptional regulator: MNEKEARIKAFTVFIKSSQSVQKLIKQDFLKKEINLNEYAVMELLYHKGDQPIQSIGKKILMGGGSITYIIDKLEKKGFLYRNPCPEDRRVMFACITEDGKQYMDTRVVEQEALINTIFDEWDDHEVEDAINLLKRIGLHAESLLK; the protein is encoded by the coding sequence ATGAATGAAAAAGAAGCACGTATAAAAGCATTTACTGTTTTTATAAAGTCCTCGCAATCCGTACAAAAACTTATTAAACAGGATTTTTTAAAGAAAGAAATTAACCTTAATGAATATGCAGTGATGGAATTGCTGTATCACAAAGGAGATCAGCCTATCCAGTCCATCGGCAAAAAAATACTGATGGGCGGCGGCAGTATTACCTACATTATAGATAAGCTTGAAAAGAAAGGTTTTTTATACAGAAATCCCTGTCCCGAAGACAGAAGAGTAATGTTTGCATGCATTACAGAAGATGGTAAACAGTATATGGATACAAGAGTCGTAGAACAGGAGGCTCTCATCAATACGATATTTGATGAGTGGGATGACCATGAAGTAGAAGATGCAATTAATCTATTAAAAAGAATCGGGCTGCACGCTGAAAGTTTACTCAAATAA
- a CDS encoding GNAT family N-acetyltransferase has product MIALRELTTIKDLEQLEKIERNVWDMPPLPIHQTLTAVKNGGIIIGAFDKKEIIGFSYGFAGFKDSQTYLCSHMLGIEEEYRSKKIGEQLKRQQQEIAIRKGYSEIHWTYDPLETRNAYLNLTKLKGICSVYMENAYGEMKDGLNKGLPSDRFEVHWHISSGHVREAETVNYKNAVPLNEVNINNGLPSCTVFHEEQLTEDIYGFEVPKDFQHIKSENQEIAMEWRMLTRKIFQDLFRAGYAAVHLIPGKYTATYIFVKENTLNLGGHK; this is encoded by the coding sequence ATGATTGCACTGAGAGAATTAACGACGATAAAAGATCTTGAACAGCTTGAAAAAATAGAACGGAATGTCTGGGATATGCCGCCGCTGCCAATACATCAAACGCTGACAGCAGTTAAAAACGGCGGCATAATTATCGGTGCCTTTGACAAGAAGGAAATTATAGGTTTCAGTTACGGTTTTGCCGGTTTTAAAGACAGTCAAACATATCTTTGCTCCCATATGCTCGGGATAGAAGAAGAATATCGTTCCAAAAAAATAGGGGAACAGCTGAAAAGACAGCAGCAGGAAATAGCGATTAGAAAAGGCTATTCAGAAATACACTGGACATACGATCCGCTGGAAACACGTAATGCATATTTGAATTTAACTAAGCTGAAGGGTATATGCTCTGTTTACATGGAGAATGCTTACGGAGAGATGAAAGACGGTTTGAACAAAGGACTGCCATCCGATCGTTTCGAAGTTCATTGGCATATATCAAGCGGGCATGTTAGAGAAGCTGAAACTGTAAATTACAAAAATGCAGTGCCGCTCAACGAAGTAAATATTAACAATGGTCTTCCTTCCTGCACTGTGTTTCACGAGGAACAATTGACCGAGGATATTTACGGCTTTGAAGTCCCTAAGGATTTCCAGCATATAAAATCTGAAAATCAGGAAATTGCAATGGAATGGAGAATGCTGACACGAAAGATATTTCAGGATCTTTTTAGAGCAGGATATGCTGCAGTACATTTAATTCCCGGGAAATATACTGCAACCTACATATTTGTAAAAGAGAATACATTAAATCTTGGAGGACATAAATAA
- the menC gene encoding o-succinylbenzoate synthase has protein sequence MKIEHIVIRHLEMDMKAPFTTSFGTFDKKEFLLLEAIDADGTIGWGESVAFNVPFYSEETVKTNWHMLEDFLIPLILHKEIIHPSEVNEIFSAIRKNNMAKSALEGAIWDIYSQQTNQSLAHALGGTRKNIDVGISIGIQNSIEELVDIVAGFVKEGYKRIKVKIKPDWDVEVMRTLRKTFPDVAIMADANSAYRLADTELLKQLDDFDLMMIEQPLASDDIIDHAQLQQELATPICLDESIHSLEDARKAVELGSTKIINIKIGRVGGLTEAVKIHDYCKENNIPVWCGGMLESGVGRAHNVALTTLENFTLPGDTASSSRYFEKDIIEPEVIAENGSIEVPETAGIGYTVNRDTVESYTVAKKEYK, from the coding sequence ATGAAAATTGAACATATCGTTATCAGACATTTGGAAATGGATATGAAAGCACCATTCACAACCAGTTTTGGAACATTTGACAAAAAAGAGTTTTTACTTCTTGAAGCAATTGATGCGGATGGAACAATCGGCTGGGGTGAATCGGTAGCGTTCAATGTGCCTTTCTACAGTGAAGAAACAGTAAAGACGAACTGGCATATGCTGGAGGACTTTTTAATCCCGCTTATTTTACATAAGGAAATCATCCATCCAAGTGAAGTTAATGAGATTTTCTCAGCTATCCGCAAAAATAATATGGCTAAGTCTGCTCTGGAAGGTGCAATTTGGGATATTTACTCTCAGCAGACAAACCAGTCATTAGCTCATGCTCTTGGCGGCACAAGAAAAAATATCGATGTCGGCATCAGTATCGGCATCCAAAATTCTATTGAAGAACTTGTGGACATCGTGGCCGGTTTCGTTAAGGAAGGCTATAAACGCATCAAAGTTAAAATTAAACCGGACTGGGACGTAGAAGTGATGCGCACGCTGCGTAAAACTTTTCCTGATGTTGCAATTATGGCTGATGCTAATTCTGCTTACAGGCTGGCAGATACTGAGTTATTAAAACAACTGGACGACTTTGATTTAATGATGATTGAACAGCCTCTCGCTTCAGATGACATTATCGACCATGCTCAGTTGCAACAGGAACTGGCAACACCGATCTGTCTCGATGAAAGTATTCACTCCCTTGAAGATGCAAGAAAAGCTGTAGAGCTCGGCAGTACTAAAATTATCAATATTAAAATCGGACGTGTCGGCGGTTTAACTGAAGCTGTTAAAATTCACGATTACTGCAAGGAAAATAATATTCCTGTCTGGTGCGGAGGCATGCTTGAATCAGGTGTTGGAAGAGCACATAACGTTGCACTGACCACTCTTGAAAACTTCACTTTACCGGGTGATACAGCCAGTTCCAGCCGCTACTTTGAAAAAGATATTATCGAACCTGAAGTCATCGCAGAAAATGGTTCTATCGAGGTCCCGGAAACTGCAGGCATCGGTTATACAGTTAATCGCGATACTGTTGAATCCTACACCGTTGCAAAAAAAGAATATAAATAA
- a CDS encoding YkvI family membrane protein, with translation MKKSFQIGSAFVGLIVGAGFASGQEVMQYFTSFGIWGTAGGIVTTLLFIFLGYTFAKLGTNLRANSHQTVLYYIGGKFIGPVLDIVITFFLFGVAVVMFAGAGSTFNQMFGITAVAGSIIMTAAVILTLLLNTNKILGIIATITPYLIAVIFVILIYSIFSMDLSIAEADELAKQQPSAASNWLLGAFLYVSYNLAAGAALLIIMTGNEKDKKAAGMGGVLGGLMLGILIILIHIGMFARIDVVAGKDMPTLELANQIHPVIGLLTAVALLGMIYNTAVGMLYSFTVRFIAPESKSYRPAVIVIGILGFIASLIGFTTLVGSVYVVMGYLGFVLIILAVAAWLRKPQNN, from the coding sequence ATGAAAAAAAGTTTCCAGATAGGAAGTGCATTTGTCGGTCTTATCGTCGGTGCAGGTTTTGCTTCCGGGCAGGAAGTCATGCAGTACTTTACCAGTTTTGGGATATGGGGAACAGCCGGAGGAATTGTTACAACGTTGCTGTTTATTTTTCTCGGCTACACATTCGCCAAGCTTGGCACGAACTTAAGAGCCAATTCCCACCAGACAGTACTGTACTACATAGGCGGTAAATTCATCGGCCCTGTCCTTGATATCGTTATTACATTTTTCCTGTTTGGTGTCGCGGTAGTGATGTTTGCCGGTGCAGGATCAACATTTAACCAGATGTTCGGTATTACTGCTGTAGCTGGAAGTATTATTATGACAGCTGCTGTTATCCTGACATTGCTTCTTAATACCAATAAGATACTCGGCATCATCGCTACTATTACACCTTATTTAATCGCTGTTATTTTTGTGATTTTGATTTATTCTATTTTTTCAATGGATTTATCAATTGCTGAAGCTGATGAGTTGGCAAAACAGCAGCCGTCAGCAGCATCAAACTGGCTGTTAGGGGCATTTCTATATGTGTCTTATAACTTAGCCGCAGGAGCAGCACTGCTTATTATTATGACGGGAAATGAAAAAGACAAAAAAGCTGCCGGCATGGGCGGAGTGCTCGGCGGACTGATGCTCGGTATACTGATTATCCTGATTCATATCGGTATGTTTGCACGCATTGATGTCGTAGCAGGAAAAGATATGCCTACTCTGGAACTCGCCAATCAGATACATCCTGTAATCGGTCTGCTAACAGCTGTTGCACTGCTCGGTATGATTTATAATACCGCTGTTGGAATGCTGTACTCATTTACCGTGCGCTTTATAGCACCTGAAAGTAAATCTTATCGTCCTGCCGTCATTGTTATCGGCATACTCGGTTTTATTGCAAGTCTTATCGGCTTCACAACACTTGTCGGCAGCGTTTACGTAGTAATGGGTTACCTTGGGTTTGTTCTGATTATCCTCGCTGTTGCTGCATGGCTCCGGAAGCCGCAAAACAATTAA